The Plasmodium relictum strain SGS1 genome assembly, chromosome: 9 genome window below encodes:
- the ApiAP2 gene encoding transcription factor with AP2 domain(s), putative, whose product MTTDLNKRSLRTRRKKTMNSFYYNSDYSNDLNSEESKSRLNFSKKSDTSNKSKDQQRKYHELYNNKELSNSSTMNDLNGDSIITHDKKNECSEENSLNDFNDEDTLRRIKNNKFNEEIINIKNEVKMENSVKLDKSKSYSNVNIPSKSNCNRVKSLPNNNENNYAKMAEKLPHVVGVRFDKSQNRWLSGICINGRCINRYFPVYKYGFEEARRLAIQHRKNFETANLGHLKKQQGESKTSHLNLLNINSQIPNGFKDIQGKNKLIFKYLSYDSVQKEWVVTYDYDNKVLVNKFPIDIYGYNNAYEMAVHCINKLNICNQEKMCKSINKNENGKNIKGDINCMNSQNNLNDQDKCFSMHKDKLSKLINSNSADFLMNNKADSRNEESNNNSSTDYNVDKKHKSLIDIDHLNQVDKSLLNDSKNLFKADSSFLNNDVKILNGIKRLNTNSMSNNDDEDRLLNNKNIKGNTYPYLKKELNESYPMSNDGNLDKLEKEGILSLDNRSFLNESTKNNLIQNSNNYNNFKKCNEESLNVQQLLNCNFINDEDKSAHHLLSNALKHNNISKSLDGFFNSINEESDQKDKKSNYICYNKYKDNNNNSISGIGEEYYDSLNYEGLLNINSKIKNNSANTEEKENFNNKINMLESIDNKEEFKCYETVKKEKENKDFPFNDNKNKETKSNKNNENLNLENILKFKKMIRNILNNNSADNNEKIIKGINILKNMTMNDNLNLINFNKIYNNYSLNNVIKKEGYANNMQKNVKINCEESLNYDEYILVKNEEDDVLNDSEVKKSDQNTSELSITNDEVNANKENIDNVDNFKETNEKNNESDENNNKSNGNEISENFDKLNNNEFNENNNKSNNEFNDIAFKLCPWKKGIQWNHFKNMWVCKIWDSNGNEITKHVYILKKEGIEIGYNYCYNIRRKSFIYYLTKELKKFPNIEEISYDLQYLHFIIEYKDNEKKFFSFEGGIYKSFIECVEYLNKKKREYNENIYDISNFIKEKNNLELDDIYKELDYFQYNKNLLNNICEQTKVAYSIKPWVKGVIWEEKMKKWIVFFKDKNKNLRISFFSPSDYNDDVVLSYNKCCEYFTQIKESNNFDENTEEFSESIRNFIKNFEFDKIIEQNKNDTINEKQKSSYNCFNSIGNSSQNNDDIKTNGENRLEGNIDDSNEKTTFEKNNDLNENNSLKENCQNLSFIENRSYNLSNLEQNKFSSFHLSSEDISLLNCNEKKINSGINGKYSLPKIEESYANESNSLHHNEFYNNLNSIKFEENGKISKENDTQIAQEENKKYFELDENCISKNSRVIDGNSQVAHNEYTSEENSYKIGCSELEKKRKSNINDIGYSNNFYVEEDVNSVPRDIMKEKKYENSLLGGNNDEANNNMDTSNNNSSNSSLLKSSDMPANIAYNKNTENGKVLRNYEKCVNMDNRTINKNSGKMENLLDNNVNIRLPKSEILNQAASLPKLQGMFFDKRRNYWTVSVCGFRKSFGVRTRGVYQAYKLAAEFRNRILETNKGKCYPQKNGSMSGNYKYNLKNNILKEEKGSSINDGNLEDNFKKKNASSGNIGIEKDLYAFNEKRGSFNIKGKVSSNIYDYILDKKNNSITNNNFMKKDIASTANTMNYDDNYGDMEDGKMSFSLKSNKSNEKRSKGNYTQAKYENNIDSNLIHFLNEGDIKDNKNNPFKKNISSSNSAISNTGIATNYSPTHIYEVDNLHGNQDYYAKNEDTKNDLSRIEDYKNKNISPNLYIKNNMNDDNKINLNNVLENDKLYKTTTYMENCNELYSRNLNTSDFDNNNNKSLNDISLMNKLNQQNFEENMNFTYSNNISPSEDYCENNKEDLYKTYNYESENKSYNYNTLIDETIEERDIRINKEVNKCKFVDGLIYDEANKCFRIKINGYRKAYSVIRRGVKEAYKLSIEAIHQIRRQTKMNNYNSENSQINSNNLTHFYNSSSENSRHGSLYNYQHKNKTDINNDCTEDIYDNPNDNNNNNNNNNNKNDCTNENKQNVEESMFPILNVDDKYYDLLKTAIMICLNDILMNSIPKVFQLHKNLNMSDNVKLEDLLNSERKRKEQSLKYHIEYTQNSISISSLIPYLKLFSTEILNNILPSAQSLEIQRLIIHSLDLQAYNTLY is encoded by the exons ATGACGAcagatttaaataaaagatcATTAAGAactagaagaaaaaaaacaatgaattcattttattataatagtGATTATAGTAATGACTTAAATAGTGAAGAATCTAAAAGTAGATTaaattttagtaaaaaaagTGATACATCTAATAAATCAAAAGATCAACAAAGAAAATATCATGAATTATATAACAATAAAGAATTAAGTAACTCATCAACTATGAACGATTTGAATGGAGATTCAATAATAACTCATGATAAGAAAAATGAGTGTTCAGAAGAAAATAgtttaaatgattttaatgATGAAGATACTTTAAGAAggataaaaaataacaaatttaatgaagaaattataaatattaaaaatgaagtGAAAATGGAAAATTCTGTTAAATTAGATAAAAGCAAAAGTTACAGTAATGTAAATATACCAAGTAAATCAAACTGCAACCGAGTAAAAAGTCTTccaaataataatgaaaataattatgcaAAAATGGCAGAAAAGCTACCACATGTAGTTGGTGTAAGATTTGATAAATCACAAAATAGATGGTTATCAGGTATATGTATAAATGGAAGATGTATTAATAGATACTTTCCAGTTTATAAATATGGGTTCGAAGAAGCAAGAAGATTAGCTATACAacatagaaaaaattttgaaacaGCAAATTTAggtcatttaaaaaaacaacaAGGAGAATCTAAAACTTCGCATTTAAATCTTCTTAATATTAATTCACAAATACCAAATGGATTTAAAG ATATTCAAGGAAAAAATaagttaatatttaaatatttatcgTATGATTCAGTTCAAAAAGAATGGGTAGTTACATATGATTATGATAATAAGGTGTTGGTTAATAAATTCCCAATAGATATATACGGTTATAATAATGCATATGAAATGGCAGTACAttgtattaataaattaaacatATGTAATCAAGAAAAGATGTGCAAATCCATTAATAAGAATGAAAATGGGAAGAATATTAAAGGTGATATAAATTGTATGAATTctcaaaataatttaaatgatcaAGATAAATGCTTTTCAATGCATAAAGACAAGTTAAGTAAATTAATTAATAGTAATAGTGCTGATTTTCTAATGAATAATAAAGCAGATTCAAGGAATGAagaaagtaataataatagtagtaCTGATTATAATGTTGATAAGAAGCATAAATCCTTAATTGACATAGATCATTTGAATCAAGTAGATAAATCACTTTTAAATGATTCTAAGAACCTTTTTAAAGCTGAttcatcttttttaaataatgatgtaaaaattttgaatggAATAAAGCGTTTAAATACAAATTCTATGAGTAATAATGATGATGAAGATAGGTTgctaaataacaaaaatatcaAGGGAAATACATATCCttatttaaagaaagaaCTTAATGAATCATATCCAATGTCAAATGATGGAAACTTGGATAAATTGGAAAAGGAAGGAATTCTTTCATTAGATAATAGaagttttttaaatgaaagtacaaaaaataatttgatacaaaattcaaataattacaataattttaaaaaatgtaatgaAGAGAGTTTAAATGTTCAGCAGCTTTTGAAttgtaattttataaatgatgAGGATAAAAGTGCTCATCATCTTTTAAGTAATGcattaaaacataataatattagtaaATCATTAGATGGTTTTTTTAATTCCATTAATGAAGAAAGTGACCAAAAAGACAAAAAATCTAATTATATTTgctataataaatataaggataataataataatagcatTTCAGGAATAGGTGAAGAATATTATGATTCATTAAATTATGAAGGACTTCTAAACATtaatagtaaaataaaaaataattctgcAAACacagaagaaaaagaaaactttaacaataaaattaatatgttGGAATCTATTGATAACAAAGAAGAATTTAAATGCTATGAAACCgtcaaaaaagaaaaggaaaataaagattttccatttaatgataataaaaataaggaaacaaaaagtaataaaaataatgaaaatttaaatttagaaaatatattaaaatttaaaaaaatgataagaaATATACTAAACAATAATAGTGCTGATaacaatgaaaaaattataaaaggtattaacatactaaaaaatatgacaatgaatgataatttaaatttaattaattttaataaaatttataataattactCTTTGAATAATGTTATTAAAAAGGAAGGCTATGCTAATAATATgcaaaaaaatgtaaaaattaattgtgAAGAATCTTTAAATTATGATGAATATATTTTGGTAAAAAACGAAGAAGATGATGTTTTAAATGATTCagaagtaaaaaaaagtgaTCAAAATACTAGTGAATTAAGCATTACTAACGATGAAGTTAAtgcaaataaagaaaatattgataatgtggataattttaaagaaacTAATGAAAAGAACAATGAATCAGAtgaaaacaataataaatcaaatggTAACGAAATTAGtgaaaattttgataaactaaataataatgaatttaacgaaaataataataaatcaaataatgaatttaatGATATAGCTTTTAAATTATGTCCATGGAAAAAAGGGATACAATGGaatcattttaaaaatatgtggGTATGTAAAATATGGGACAGCAATGGTAATGAAATTACTAAAcatgtttatatattaaaaaaagaaggaaTAGAAATTGGTTATAATTATTGCTATAATATTCGCAGAAagtcttttatatattatttaactaaagaattaaaaaagtttCCAAATATAGAAGAAATTTCCTATGATTTGCAATATCTTCATTTCATAATAGAATATaaagataatgaaaaaaagtttttttcatttgaagGAGGGATATATAAATCTTTTATAGAATGTgttgaatatttaaataaaaaaaaaagagaatataatgaaaatatatatgatatatctaattttataaaagaaaaaaataatttagaacTAGACgatatttataaagaattggattattttcaatataataaaaaccttttaaataatatttgtgAGCAGACAAAAGTTGCCTATAGCATAAAACCTTGGGTCAAAGGAGTTATATGggaagaaaaaatgaagaaatggatagtattttttaaagataaaaataaaaacttaagaatAAGTTTCTTTAGTCCATCAGATTATAATGACGATGTAGTTTTATCTTATAATAAATGCTGTGAATATTTTACACAAATTAAAGAATCTAATAATTTTGATGAAAATACAGAAGAGTTTTCAGAATCAATtagaaattttataaaaaattttgagttcgataaaataattgaacaaaataaaaatgatacaaTTAATGAAAAGCAAAAAAGTAGTTACAACTGTTTTAATAGCATTGGGAATAGCAGTCAAAATAATGATGATATAAAGACTAATGGAGAAAATCGATTAGAAGGCAATATAGATGACAGTAATGAAAAAACAACTTTTgagaaaaataatgatttaaatgaaaataatagcCTTAAGGAAAATTGTCAAAACTTAAGTTTTATAGAAAACAGAAGTTATAATTTAAGTAATTTAGAACAAAATAAGTTTAGTAGTTTCCATTTATCTAGTGAAGATATATCTTTACTGAATTGCAAcgagaaaaaaattaattcagGAATAAATGGTAAATATTCTTTACCGAAAATAGAAGAAAGTTATGCAAATGAAAGTAATTCTCTTCATCACAATGagttttataataatttgaatAGTATTAAATTTGAAGAAAACGGAAAAATTTCAAAGGAAAACGATACACAAATAGCtcaagaagaaaataaaaaatactttgAACTTGATGAAAATTGTATATCAAAAAATAGTAGGGTTATTGATGGAAACAGTCAGGTTGCACATAATGAATATACGAGTGAAGAAAACAGTTATAAGATAGGTTGTTcagaattagaaaaaaaaagaaaatcaaATATTAATGACATTGGATattctaataatttttatgtagaGGAGGATGTTAATAGTGTTCCAAGAGAtataatgaaagaaaaaaaatatgaaaatagcCTTTTAGGAGGAAATAATGATGAagcaaataataatatggatacttctaataataatagcaGTAATAGTAGTTTATTGAAATCTAGTGATATGCCAGCAAATATTgcatataacaaaaataccGAAAATGGTAAAGTTTTaagaaattatgaaaaatgcGTGAATATGGATAATAGaactattaataaaaatagtggGAAAATGGAAAATTTATTAGATAATAATGTAAACATTAGACTTCCAAAAAGTGAAATATTAAATCAAGCAGCAAGTTTACCAAAACTTCAAGGAATGTTTTTtgataaaagaagaaattacTGGACTGTCAGTGTATGTGGTTTTAGAAAATCATTTGGTGTTAGAACAAGAGGAGTTTATCAAGCATATAAATTGGCTGCTGAATTTAGAAATAGAATCTTAGAAACAAATAAAGGTAAATGTTACCCTCAGAAAAATGGAAGTATGTCaggaaattataaatataatttaaaaaacaatatattaaaagaagaaaaaggaaGTTCTATAAATGATGGTAATTTAGAAGACAATTTTAAGAAGAAAAACGCATCATCAGGTAATATTGGTATTGAAAAAGATCTATATGCATTCAATGAAAAAAGAGGaagttttaatataaaaggGAAGGTGAGTTCTAATATTTATGACTAcattttagataaaaaaaataactctattactaataataattttatgaaaaaagatATTGCTAGCACTGCTAATACTATGAATTATGATGACAATTATGGAGATATGGAAGATGGCAAAATGAGTTTTAGTTTAAAATctaataaaagtaatgagAAAAGATCTAAAGGTAATTATACTCAAgcaaaatatgaaaataatattgataGTAATCTCATTCACTTTTTAAATGAAGGtgatataaaagataataagaataatccatttaaaaaaaatatttcttcaaGTAATAGTGCAATAAGCAATACAGGAATAGCAACCAATTATTCTCCCACTCATATATATGAAGTTGATAACTTACATGGTAATCAAGACTACTATGCGAAAAATGAAGAtacaaaaaatgatttaagcAGAATTGAAGActacaaaaacaaaaatattagtCCCAacttatatattaaaaataatatgaatgatgataataaaataaatttaaataatgtttTAGAAAATGACAAACTGTATAAGACAACAACTTATATGGAAAATTGCAATGAATTATATTCGAGGAATTTGAATACCTCTGattttgataataataataataaaagtttaaatgatataagtttaatgaataaattaaacCAACAAAattttgaagaaaatatgaattttacatattcaaataatataagCCCATCTGAAGATTATTGTGAAAACAACAAAGaagatttatataaaacGTACAATTACGAATCAgaaaataaatcatataattataatacttTGATAGATGAGACAATAGAGGAAAGAGATAttagaataaataaagaagtaAATAAGTGTAAATTTGTTGATGGATTAATATATGATGAAGCAAATAAGTGTTttagaataaaaattaatggtTATAGAAAAGCATATTCAGTTATTAGAAGAGGAGTAAAGGAAGCTTATAAGTTAAGCATTGAAGCAATACATCAAATTAGAAGGCAaacaaaaatgaataattataACTCAGAAAATTCACAaataaattcaaataatttaacacatttttataattcaaGTTCGGAAAATTCTCGCCATGGTTCACTTTATAATTATCAGCATAAAAACAAAACGGATATAAACAATGATTGTACAGAGGATATTTATGATAATccaaatgataataataataacaataacaataataataataaaaatgattgcACTAATGAAAACAAACAa aatgtTGAAGAAAGCATGTTTCCAATTTTAAACGTCGATGATAAATATTACGATTTACTAAAAACTGCTATAATGATATGTTTAAACGATATACTTATGAATTCCATACCAAAAGTATTtcaattacataaaaatttaaacatGTCTGATAATGTAAAGCTGGaagatttattaaatagtgaaagaaaaagaaaagaacaATCATTGAAATATCATATAGAATATACTCAAAATTCAATAAGTATTTCTTCACTTATTCCTTATCTTAAATTATTCAGTACAGAAATATTAAACAATATTTTGCCATCAGCACAATCCTTAGAAATTCAAAGACTTATTATACATTCACTTGATTTACAAGCTTATAATactttatattaa